From a single Serratia surfactantfaciens genomic region:
- the hda gene encoding DnaA inactivator Hda, giving the protein MNTPAQLSLPLYLPDDETFASFYPGENPSLLAAIQSAVRQEHGSYIYFWSREGGGRSHLLHAACAELSQKGEAVGYVPLDKRAYFVPEVLDGMEQLALVCIDNIECIAGDEEWEMAIFNLYNRILETGRTRLFITGDRPPRQLNLRLPDLASRLDWGQIYKLQPLSDEEKLLALQLRGKLRGFELPEDVGRFLLKRLDREMRTLFMTLDQLDRASITAQRKLTIPFVKEILGL; this is encoded by the coding sequence CTGAATACGCCGGCACAGCTTTCACTGCCACTTTATCTTCCCGATGATGAAACTTTCGCCAGTTTTTATCCGGGCGAGAACCCATCCCTATTAGCCGCGATCCAATCCGCCGTCCGTCAGGAACATGGCAGCTATATCTATTTTTGGTCGCGTGAAGGCGGCGGGCGCAGCCATTTGCTGCATGCGGCCTGCGCCGAGCTTTCGCAGAAAGGGGAAGCGGTGGGCTATGTGCCGCTCGACAAGCGCGCTTACTTCGTGCCTGAAGTGTTGGACGGCATGGAGCAGCTGGCGCTGGTCTGCATCGATAACATCGAGTGCATCGCCGGCGATGAAGAGTGGGAGATGGCGATCTTCAACCTCTATAATCGCATTCTGGAAACCGGCCGCACCCGTCTGTTCATCACCGGGGATCGCCCGCCGCGCCAACTGAACCTGCGTTTGCCGGATCTGGCTTCGCGTCTGGACTGGGGGCAGATCTACAAGCTGCAGCCGCTGTCGGACGAAGAGAAACTGCTGGCGCTGCAGCTGCGCGGCAAGCTGCGCGGCTTCGAGCTGCCGGAAGACGTGGGCCGCTTCCTGTTGAAACGACTGGATCGCGAGATGCGCACGCTGTTTATGACCCTCGATCAGCTCGATCGCGCCTCGATCACCGCCCAGCGCAAGCTGACCATCCCGTTCGTTAAAGAGATTCTGGGGCTGTAA
- a CDS encoding GlsB/YeaQ/YmgE family stress response membrane protein produces the protein MGIISWIIFGLIAGILAKWIMPGKDGGGFILTVVLGIVGAVVGGYISTFFGYGKVDGFNFGSFVVAVIGAIVVLFVYRKIRS, from the coding sequence ATGGGGATTATTTCCTGGATTATCTTCGGCCTGATCGCCGGTATTTTGGCTAAGTGGATCATGCCCGGCAAAGACGGCGGCGGCTTTATCCTGACCGTTGTGCTGGGGATCGTCGGTGCCGTGGTCGGCGGCTATATCAGCACCTTCTTCGGCTACGGCAAGGTTGACGGCTTCAACTTCGGCAGCTTCGTGGTGGCGGTCATCGGCGCCATCGTGGTGCTGTTCGTGTACCGCAAAATTCGCAGCTAA
- the uraA gene encoding uracil permease has product MTRRAIGVSERPPLLQTIPLSFQHLFAMFGATVLVPILFKINPATVLLFNGIGTLLYLFICKGKIPAYLGSSFAFISPVLLLLPLGYEVALGGFIMCGVLFCLVALIVKKAGTGWLDVMFPPAAMGAIVAVIGLELAGVAANMAGLLPAEGASADSTTITISLVTLAVTVLGSVLFRGFLAIIPILIGVLVGYALSFFMGVVDLTPIREAHWFALPTFYTPRFEWFAIFTILPAALVVIAEHVGHLVVTANIVKKDLIRDPGLHRSMFANGISTVFSGFFGSTPNTTYGENIGVMAITKVYSTWVIGGAAVLAILLSCIGKLAAAIQAVPVPVMGGVSLLLYGVIGASGIRVLIESKVDYNKAQNLILTSVILIIGVSGAKVHIGAAELKGMALATIVGIGLSLLFKVISLFRKEEEVLDAPDEPAEQK; this is encoded by the coding sequence ATGACCCGTCGCGCCATCGGCGTCAGCGAGCGCCCGCCGCTGCTCCAGACCATTCCGCTCAGCTTCCAGCACCTGTTCGCCATGTTCGGCGCCACCGTGCTGGTGCCTATCTTGTTCAAGATCAACCCGGCGACCGTACTGCTGTTCAACGGTATCGGCACGCTGCTGTATCTGTTCATCTGTAAAGGCAAGATCCCGGCCTATCTCGGCTCCAGCTTCGCGTTTATCTCGCCGGTGCTGCTGCTGTTGCCGCTCGGTTATGAAGTGGCGTTGGGCGGTTTCATCATGTGCGGCGTGCTGTTCTGCCTGGTGGCACTGATCGTGAAAAAGGCCGGCACCGGCTGGCTGGACGTGATGTTCCCGCCAGCGGCGATGGGGGCGATCGTTGCCGTCATCGGCCTGGAGTTGGCGGGCGTGGCGGCCAACATGGCGGGGCTGCTGCCGGCGGAAGGCGCCAGCGCCGACTCGACCACCATCACCATTTCTCTGGTGACGCTGGCGGTCACGGTGCTCGGCTCGGTGCTGTTCCGCGGCTTCCTGGCGATTATTCCGATCCTGATCGGCGTGCTGGTGGGCTATGCGCTGTCGTTCTTCATGGGCGTGGTGGATTTGACCCCGATCCGCGAGGCGCACTGGTTCGCACTGCCGACCTTCTACACCCCGCGCTTTGAGTGGTTCGCCATCTTCACCATCCTCCCGGCGGCGCTGGTGGTGATCGCCGAGCACGTCGGGCACCTGGTGGTGACCGCCAACATCGTGAAAAAAGATCTGATCCGCGATCCGGGCCTGCACCGCTCGATGTTCGCCAACGGTATCTCGACGGTGTTCTCCGGCTTCTTCGGCTCCACGCCGAACACCACCTACGGCGAGAATATCGGCGTGATGGCCATCACCAAGGTTTACAGCACCTGGGTGATCGGCGGCGCGGCGGTATTGGCTATCCTGCTGTCTTGCATCGGCAAGCTGGCGGCGGCGATCCAGGCGGTGCCGGTGCCGGTGATGGGCGGTGTTTCCCTGCTGCTGTACGGCGTGATCGGCGCCTCGGGCATCCGCGTGCTGATCGAATCCAAAGTGGATTACAACAAAGCGCAAAACCTGATTTTGACCTCGGTGATTCTGATCATCGGCGTGAGCGGCGCCAAGGTGCACATCGGCGCGGCGGAGCTGAAAGGCATGGCGCTGGCGACCATCGTCGGCATCGGCCTGAGCCTGCTGTTCAAGGTCATCAGCCTGTTCCGCAAGGAAGAAGAGGTGCTTGACGCGCCGGACGAACCGGCCGAGCAGAAGTAA
- the upp gene encoding uracil phosphoribosyltransferase, which translates to MKIVEVKHPLVKHKLGLMRENDISTKRFRELASEVGSLLTYEATADLETEKVTIEGWCGPVEVEQIKGKKITVVPILRAGLGMMEGVLEHVPSARISVVGVYRDEETLEPVPYFQKLVSNIEERMALVVDPMLATGGSMIATIDLLKKAGCHSIKVLVLVAAPEGIAALEKAHPDVELYTASIDQCLNDKGYIVPGLGDAGDKIFGTK; encoded by the coding sequence ATGAAGATCGTTGAGGTGAAACACCCGCTGGTAAAACACAAGCTTGGCCTGATGCGTGAAAATGACATCAGCACCAAACGCTTCCGTGAGCTGGCCTCAGAAGTGGGTAGTTTACTGACCTATGAAGCGACCGCCGATCTGGAGACGGAAAAAGTCACCATCGAAGGCTGGTGCGGGCCAGTTGAAGTGGAACAGATCAAAGGGAAAAAGATTACCGTGGTGCCTATCCTGCGCGCAGGCCTGGGTATGATGGAAGGGGTGCTGGAGCACGTGCCGAGCGCGCGCATCAGCGTGGTGGGCGTTTACCGCGACGAAGAAACCCTGGAGCCGGTGCCGTACTTCCAGAAGCTGGTTTCCAACATCGAAGAGCGCATGGCGCTGGTCGTCGACCCGATGCTGGCCACCGGCGGTTCGATGATCGCTACTATCGATCTGCTGAAAAAAGCCGGCTGCCACAGCATCAAGGTGCTGGTGCTGGTGGCGGCGCCGGAAGGCATCGCCGCGCTGGAGAAAGCGCACCCGGACGTTGAGCTGTACACCGCTTCCATCGATCAGTGCCTGAACGACAAGGGCTACATCGTGCCTGGCCTGGGCGATGCGGGCGACAAGATATTTGGTACCAAGTAA
- the purM gene encoding phosphoribosylformylglycinamidine cyclo-ligase translates to MTDKTSLSYKDAGVDIDAGNALVDRIKGVVKQTRRPEVMGGLGGFGALCALPQKYREPVLVSGTDGVGTKLRLAMDLKRHDTIGIDLVAMCVNDLVVQGAEPLFFLDYYATGKLDVDTAASVITGIAEGCKQSGCALVGGETAEMPGMYHGEDYDVAGFCVGVVEKSEIIDGSKVQSGDALIALGASGPHSNGYSLVRKILEVSNTDPTVTQLEGKPLADHLLAPTKIYVKSVLELIEKADVHAIAHLTGGGFWENIPRVLPEGMQAVIDEASWQWPAVFTWLQQAGNVSRHEMYRTFNCGVGMVIALPEAEVEAAIALLTTAGEKAWKIGKLTASSDEQQVVIN, encoded by the coding sequence GTGACCGACAAAACCTCTCTCAGCTATAAAGACGCAGGTGTCGATATCGATGCAGGCAACGCATTGGTAGACCGCATCAAAGGTGTAGTTAAACAGACCCGTCGCCCGGAAGTGATGGGCGGTCTGGGCGGGTTTGGCGCCCTGTGTGCGTTGCCGCAGAAATACCGCGAGCCGGTGCTGGTTTCCGGTACCGACGGCGTGGGCACCAAGCTGCGTCTGGCGATGGATCTGAAACGCCACGACACCATCGGCATCGATCTGGTGGCGATGTGCGTCAACGATCTGGTGGTTCAGGGCGCCGAGCCGCTGTTCTTCCTCGACTACTACGCCACCGGCAAACTGGACGTAGACACTGCGGCCAGCGTGATCACCGGCATCGCCGAAGGCTGCAAACAATCCGGCTGTGCGTTGGTGGGCGGCGAAACCGCTGAAATGCCGGGCATGTACCACGGCGAAGACTACGACGTGGCTGGTTTCTGCGTCGGCGTGGTCGAAAAATCCGAGATCATCGACGGCAGCAAAGTGCAGTCCGGCGACGCGCTGATCGCTCTGGGCGCTTCCGGCCCGCACTCCAACGGTTACTCGCTGGTGCGCAAGATCCTGGAAGTGAGCAACACCGATCCGACCGTGACTCAGCTGGAAGGCAAACCGCTGGCCGACCACCTGCTGGCGCCGACCAAGATTTACGTGAAGTCCGTGCTGGAGCTGATCGAGAAGGCGGACGTCCACGCCATCGCTCACCTCACCGGCGGCGGCTTCTGGGAAAACATTCCGCGCGTGCTGCCGGAAGGCATGCAGGCGGTGATCGACGAAGCCAGCTGGCAGTGGCCGGCGGTATTCACCTGGCTGCAGCAGGCCGGCAACGTCAGCCGTCATGAAATGTACCGCACCTTCAACTGCGGCGTAGGCATGGTTATCGCCCTGCCGGAAGCCGAAGTGGAAGCGGCCATCGCGCTGCTGACCACGGCAGGTGAAAAAGCGTGGAAAATCGGTAAACTGACCGCCTCTTCCGACGAACAACAAGTGGTCATCAACTGA
- the purN gene encoding phosphoribosylglycinamide formyltransferase, with product MKKIVVLVSGQGSNLQALIDACQQGRITAEIVAVFSNKAQAYGLQRAEAAGIAAQALDAKAYADRTAFDAALADAIDQYQPDLVVLAGYMRILSPQFVQRYAGRMLNIHPSLLPKYPGLHTHRQAIHNGDSEHGTSVHFVTEQLDGGPVILQAKVPIFADDEEDDVVERVQTQEHTIYPLVVSWFVDGRLAMRDGAAWLDGERLPEQGHAAD from the coding sequence ATGAAAAAGATCGTGGTGTTGGTCTCCGGCCAGGGGAGCAATCTCCAGGCGCTGATTGACGCCTGCCAGCAGGGCCGCATCACCGCCGAGATCGTGGCGGTGTTCAGCAACAAGGCGCAGGCTTACGGCCTGCAACGCGCCGAGGCGGCGGGCATCGCCGCCCAGGCGCTGGATGCCAAGGCTTACGCCGATCGCACGGCGTTCGACGCCGCGTTGGCGGACGCCATCGACCAGTACCAGCCCGATCTGGTGGTGCTGGCCGGCTACATGCGTATCCTCAGCCCGCAGTTCGTGCAGCGCTATGCCGGCCGCATGCTGAACATCCACCCTTCCCTGCTGCCGAAATACCCGGGTCTGCATACCCACCGTCAGGCCATCCACAACGGCGACAGCGAACACGGCACCTCGGTGCACTTCGTGACCGAACAGCTCGACGGCGGCCCGGTGATTTTGCAGGCCAAGGTGCCGATTTTCGCTGACGACGAAGAGGATGACGTGGTTGAACGGGTTCAAACCCAGGAACACACGATCTATCCACTGGTAGTGAGCTGGTTCGTCGACGGCCGCCTGGCGATGCGCGATGGCGCCGCCTGGCTGGACGGCGAACGCCTGCCTGAGCAGGGTCACGCCGCCGACTGA
- the speG gene encoding spermidine N1-acetyltransferase encodes MSSTASVRLRPLERDDLSFVHQMDNNASVMRYWFEEPYEAFVELSDLYDKHIHDQSERRFIIEHEGAKVGLVELVEIDHIHRRAEFQIIIDPAHQGKGYASTAARLAMDYGFSVLNLYKLYLIVDKENPKAIHIYSKLGFNVEGELIDEFFVNGEYRTVLRMCIFQPQYLAKFKTPNDKPLVK; translated from the coding sequence ATGTCCAGCACTGCCAGCGTCAGGTTACGCCCATTGGAACGGGACGATCTGTCGTTCGTCCACCAGATGGACAACAACGCCAGCGTTATGCGCTATTGGTTTGAAGAACCCTACGAAGCCTTTGTCGAGCTTTCCGATCTCTACGACAAACACATCCACGATCAGAGCGAGCGCCGCTTTATCATCGAGCACGAAGGCGCCAAGGTCGGCCTGGTGGAGCTGGTGGAGATCGATCACATCCACCGCCGCGCAGAGTTCCAGATCATCATCGATCCCGCCCACCAGGGCAAAGGCTACGCCAGCACCGCCGCCCGTCTGGCGATGGACTACGGCTTCTCGGTGTTGAACCTGTACAAGCTGTACCTGATCGTCGACAAGGAGAACCCGAAGGCGATCCACATCTACAGCAAGCTGGGCTTCAACGTGGAAGGCGAGCTGATCGACGAGTTCTTCGTCAACGGCGAATACCGCACCGTGCTGCGCATGTGCATTTTCCAGCCGCAATATCTGGCGAAGTTCAAAACGCCCAATGATAAGCCGCTGGTGAAGTGA